A stretch of Streptococcus chenjunshii DNA encodes these proteins:
- a CDS encoding ABC transporter permease: MFQVLKKRRRLFLSRLQKYARYVFNDHFVLVLLFLLGFLLVQYRNVLTDFPDRPVFLLAGIGAVLLIVLNLGSIASYLEPADKQFLLAKETELKAWLLQAQKRSFMAWFFLQTFLILLLMPVFFKLGLSLWHSGLLLFFLAVLKWFIIQHKAGIFWTAEGRLKWDSAIEYEQKRQQSILKFFALFTSVKGLSVSVKRRSYLDRLMVFLKKDALSLWENLYWRAFLRSSDYLSLALRLLVLSLLSLIFIDNPLLAAGLALVFNYLLLFQLLALYHHFDYNYFTLLFPADQELKARNLRQFLRRIAYSMLAAELIFTFSWQGAGLLTAVMLVLTEFYLPYKIRRMID, from the coding sequence ATGTTTCAGGTTTTAAAAAAACGCCGCCGGCTTTTTCTTTCCCGGCTGCAAAAATATGCACGATATGTTTTTAATGACCATTTTGTGCTCGTCTTATTGTTTCTGTTGGGTTTTCTTCTAGTGCAGTACAGAAATGTGCTAACTGATTTTCCTGACCGGCCGGTCTTTCTGTTAGCCGGTATAGGAGCTGTTCTGCTTATTGTTCTGAATTTAGGATCTATTGCCAGCTATTTAGAGCCGGCGGATAAGCAATTCTTACTGGCTAAGGAAACTGAGCTAAAGGCTTGGCTTCTTCAGGCCCAGAAACGCTCCTTTATGGCATGGTTCTTTCTGCAGACGTTTTTAATATTGCTTTTGATGCCCGTCTTTTTCAAGCTGGGACTCTCACTTTGGCATTCGGGCCTGCTTTTATTCTTTTTAGCTGTCCTGAAGTGGTTTATTATCCAGCATAAGGCTGGGATTTTTTGGACTGCCGAGGGACGTTTAAAATGGGACAGTGCTATTGAATATGAGCAGAAACGCCAACAATCAATTTTAAAATTTTTTGCGCTTTTTACATCCGTTAAAGGGCTTTCTGTCAGTGTTAAACGCCGTTCTTATTTAGACAGACTGATGGTGTTTTTAAAAAAGGATGCTCTGTCTTTGTGGGAAAACCTTTATTGGCGAGCTTTCCTGCGCAGTTCAGATTATCTGAGCTTAGCTCTGCGCTTGCTGGTTTTAAGTCTTTTGAGTCTTATTTTTATTGATAACCCTTTGCTGGCCGCAGGTTTAGCCTTAGTGTTCAATTATCTTTTGCTTTTTCAGCTGTTGGCTCTGTACCACCACTTTGATTATAATTATTTCACGCTTCTTTTTCCGGCTGATCAAGAACTAAAAGCCAGAAATTTGAGACAATTTTTAAGACGTATCGCCTACAGCATGCTGGCGGCAGAACTGATATTTACTTTTTCCTGGCAGGGAGCTGGGCTGCTGACTGCTGTAATGCTTGTCCTAACGGAATTTTATCTGCCCTATAAAATAAGGCGGATGATTGACTAA
- a CDS encoding ABC transporter ATP-binding protein encodes MLKIENVTGGYSHLPVLKNVSFSVSSGELLGLIGLNGAGKSTTINEIIGLLTPFQGQISIDGLTLDQDQTAYRKKIGFIPETPSLYEELTLKEHLEITAMAYDMDTDEALRRAQRYLELFRLEDKLDWFPSRFSKGMKQKVMIICAFLIDPDLFIFDEPFLGLDPLAIADLSQLLADEKAKGKSILMSTHVLDSAERMCDRFVILHKGEVRASGTLSALRGQFGDDRASLNDIYVALTKEV; translated from the coding sequence ATGTTAAAAATTGAGAATGTTACAGGCGGATACAGCCACCTTCCTGTCTTAAAAAATGTTTCTTTTTCAGTCAGCTCTGGAGAATTGCTGGGTTTGATCGGCTTAAATGGGGCTGGGAAGTCTACAACAATTAATGAAATTATCGGGCTTTTGACGCCTTTTCAGGGGCAGATCAGTATTGACGGACTGACTTTGGATCAGGATCAGACTGCTTATCGGAAAAAAATCGGCTTTATTCCTGAAACTCCCAGCCTCTACGAAGAATTAACTTTGAAGGAACATCTGGAAATAACAGCTATGGCATACGATATGGATACAGATGAGGCGCTGAGACGGGCTCAGAGATACTTGGAACTTTTCCGCTTAGAGGATAAACTGGATTGGTTCCCCAGCCGTTTTTCTAAGGGAATGAAGCAAAAAGTGATGATTATCTGTGCTTTTTTGATTGACCCTGATTTATTTATTTTTGATGAACCTTTTTTGGGACTAGATCCTTTGGCAATTGCTGACCTGAGTCAGCTGCTTGCTGATGAAAAAGCAAAAGGAAAATCCATTTTGATGAGTACGCATGTTTTGGATTCTGCGGAAAGAATGTGTGATCGTTTTGTGATTCTGCATAAAGGGGAAGTCCGTGCCTCAGGGACCCTGTCGGCGCTTCGCGGACAATTCGGGGATGACCGGGCGAGCCTGAATGATATTTATGTCGCTTTAACAAAAGAGGTGTAG
- a CDS encoding HIT family protein encodes MENCLFCQIAAGQIPAAKVYEDDQVLAFLDISQTTKGHMLLIPKKHVRNVLEMDGELAQTVFARLPKLARALQQATKASGMNIINNNEEIAGQTVFHAHIHLIPRYGLDDGLQIHFTAHEPDGSALSRLAEQISSEVRK; translated from the coding sequence ATGGAAAACTGCCTTTTTTGTCAGATTGCAGCCGGGCAAATCCCAGCAGCTAAGGTTTACGAAGACGATCAGGTTCTGGCCTTTCTGGATATCTCTCAAACAACCAAGGGTCACATGCTCCTCATTCCTAAAAAACATGTCCGCAATGTTTTGGAGATGGACGGAGAACTCGCACAGACTGTTTTTGCCAGACTGCCTAAACTGGCACGTGCCCTGCAGCAAGCCACTAAAGCCAGCGGCATGAATATCATCAATAATAATGAAGAAATTGCCGGACAAACCGTTTTCCACGCGCACATACACCTTATCCCACGTTATGGCCTTGATGATGGCCTGCAGATTCATTTCACCGCCCATGAACCCGATGGCTCAGCACTCAGCCGGCTGGCAGAACAAATCAGCAGTGAGGTCCGCAAATGA
- a CDS encoding chemotaxis protein, with protein MKVKNVLMLSLLAYTGYHAYANREIIKSSALSAKKSLLAAKTDWHNIQKSLERITQQTENLQAINQDLTYKGRVFNQELQAHLKQIAAVLDKYKS; from the coding sequence ATGAAAGTGAAAAACGTCCTTATGCTAAGTCTTTTGGCCTATACCGGCTATCATGCCTACGCAAACCGTGAGATTATCAAAAGCAGCGCTCTTTCTGCCAAAAAATCGCTGCTTGCGGCTAAAACAGACTGGCACAATATACAGAAAAGTCTGGAAAGAATCACCCAGCAAACGGAAAATCTGCAAGCCATCAATCAGGACTTGACATACAAAGGCCGTGTCTTTAACCAGGAACTTCAGGCACACCTTAAACAGATTGCTGCCGTTCTTGATAAGTATAAAAGCTAA
- the brpA gene encoding biofilm formation/cell division transcriptional regulator BrpA, translated as MKLGKKILLMLLAIFLTTLVAAGIYVTDALSFSNSELAKTFKDFDTGSNSEAIQQTKPFSILLMGVDTGSADRDSQWEGNSDSMILVTVNPQTKSTTMTSLERDILITLSGPEDNDMTGAEAKLNAAYASGGAQMAIMTVQDLLDIDIDYYMQINMQGLVDLVDAVGGITVTNEFDFPISISENEPAYTATVEPGTHKINGEQALVYARMRYDDPDGDYGRQKRQREVIQKVMDKLLALNSVSSYKKILSAVSSNMQTNIEISTSTLPQLMNYSDALRNISSQQLKGEDAMLDGASYQVVTSEHILEIQNRIKSELGLSESKEPKTTATLYENLYGSSSDYDSGLDYSASEDTAYSDTYSAGNDYGYSQEQGGGIADSGYYGYGY; from the coding sequence ATGAAACTTGGTAAAAAAATTTTGCTGATGCTGCTTGCTATTTTTCTGACAACTCTTGTAGCTGCCGGCATCTATGTTACTGATGCTCTAAGTTTTTCCAACAGTGAGCTGGCAAAGACTTTCAAAGATTTTGACACAGGTTCTAACAGCGAAGCGATTCAGCAGACAAAACCTTTTTCAATCCTGCTGATGGGGGTGGATACTGGCAGCGCAGACCGGGACTCTCAGTGGGAAGGGAACAGCGATTCTATGATTTTAGTTACTGTGAATCCGCAGACCAAGTCAACAACAATGACCAGCCTCGAACGGGATATTCTGATTACTTTGTCTGGACCTGAGGACAATGATATGACTGGAGCGGAAGCCAAGCTGAATGCTGCTTATGCTTCGGGCGGAGCTCAGATGGCTATTATGACGGTTCAGGATTTACTGGATATCGATATAGATTATTATATGCAGATTAACATGCAGGGGCTTGTGGACTTAGTTGATGCTGTCGGCGGTATCACGGTTACAAATGAATTTGATTTTCCAATTTCTATATCAGAAAATGAACCGGCTTATACGGCTACAGTGGAGCCTGGAACCCATAAGATTAATGGCGAGCAGGCTTTGGTCTATGCCCGCATGCGTTACGATGATCCTGATGGCGATTACGGCCGGCAGAAGCGTCAGCGTGAAGTGATTCAAAAGGTGATGGATAAGCTGCTGGCTCTTAATAGTGTCAGCTCCTATAAGAAAATTCTTTCGGCTGTAAGCAGCAATATGCAGACTAATATTGAAATTTCGACCAGCACACTGCCCCAGCTGATGAATTATTCCGATGCTTTAAGGAATATATCCTCTCAGCAGCTCAAAGGCGAGGATGCTATGCTGGATGGAGCTTCTTATCAGGTCGTCACAAGTGAACATATATTGGAAATTCAAAATCGGATAAAATCAGAATTAGGTCTGAGTGAAAGTAAAGAGCCAAAAACCACTGCCACTCTCTATGAAAATCTTTACGGTTCTTCTTCTGATTATGACAGCGGCTTGGATTACAGTGCCTCAGAGGACACTGCTTACAGTGATACATACTCGGCTGGGAATGACTATGGTTACAGTCAGGAACAGGGTGGCGGGATAGCAGATTCCGGCTACTATGGTTATGGCTACTAA
- a CDS encoding GNAT family N-acetyltransferase, producing MTQKELLVEEAQPEDAGAVVALLDRVLIETEFLTKFSEETVPTEAQMAAFLSQKAESLNEICLTAKLDNDLAGILIISSDSHHRTAHIGYLFTAVLQKYWGYGVGQLLMEAAVDWAEHSQVIRRLELTVQKRNAAAVHIYKKFGFVTEGTKKRGIKTENGEFLDVYLMSKLID from the coding sequence GTGACTCAAAAAGAATTACTGGTTGAAGAGGCTCAGCCTGAAGATGCTGGAGCTGTTGTTGCTCTTTTAGACCGAGTCTTGATCGAAACAGAATTTTTAACAAAATTTTCTGAAGAGACTGTGCCGACAGAAGCTCAGATGGCCGCTTTTCTTTCACAGAAAGCAGAAAGTTTGAATGAGATTTGTTTAACAGCTAAACTGGACAATGATTTAGCAGGTATTCTGATTATTTCCAGCGATTCCCATCATCGTACAGCCCATATTGGCTACCTTTTTACGGCTGTTTTGCAGAAGTATTGGGGATACGGCGTTGGACAGCTGTTAATGGAAGCGGCTGTTGACTGGGCAGAGCACAGCCAAGTGATTCGGCGGCTGGAATTAACAGTACAGAAGCGCAATGCAGCGGCTGTTCACATTTATAAAAAATTTGGTTTTGTAACAGAAGGCACTAAAAAACGTGGTATAAAAACAGAAAACGGAGAATTTCTTGATGTTTATCTGATGAGTAAACTGATAGATTAA
- the tsaE gene encoding tRNA (adenosine(37)-N6)-threonylcarbamoyltransferase complex ATPase subunit type 1 TsaE: MFYSRTEDELIAIGRQIGQKLQKGQVLVLTGELGAGKTTLTKGLALGLEVSQMVKSPTYTIVRQYQGRLPLYHLDVYRIGDDPDSIDLDDFLYGDGVTVIEWGELLADAVLDDYLEVLITKKETGRELDFVSHGDVSGRLLEEIRSDSKRITG; encoded by the coding sequence ATGTTTTACAGTCGCACTGAAGATGAATTGATTGCCATCGGTAGACAAATCGGTCAAAAATTACAAAAGGGACAGGTGCTTGTTCTGACAGGCGAGCTTGGTGCCGGCAAGACGACCTTGACTAAGGGCTTGGCTCTGGGGCTTGAAGTCAGTCAGATGGTCAAAAGCCCGACTTATACGATTGTCCGTCAATATCAGGGACGGCTTCCTCTCTACCATTTAGACGTTTATCGGATAGGGGATGATCCAGATTCGATTGATTTGGATGACTTTCTCTATGGTGACGGTGTGACCGTCATTGAATGGGGCGAGCTTTTAGCTGATGCTGTATTGGACGATTATTTAGAAGTACTGATCACTAAAAAAGAAACCGGTCGTGAACTGGATTTTGTCAGTCATGGGGACGTGTCAGGCCGCTTGCTTGAGGAGATTAGAAGTGACTCAAAAAGAATTACTGGTTGA
- a CDS encoding NCS2 family permease: MEKFFKLKEHGTDVRTEITAGLTTFFAMSYILFVNPSMLSQTGMPAQGVFLATIIGAVAGTLMMAFYANMPYAQAPGMGLNAFFTYTVVFALGYSWQEALAMVFLCGLISIVITVTKVRKMIIESIPAALKSAISAGIGVFLAYVGIKNAGLLKFSIDPGTYSVAGKGAEEGLASITANSAATPGLVEFTNPAVVVAIVGLVITAFFVIKNIRGGVIISIALTTVIAIFAGVVDLSSIDFGSNNVGTAFSELKSVFGVALGHQGLGSLFGDAGRIPEVLMAILAFSLTDIFDTIGTLIGTGEKVGIVTAEEGGKGTKGLDRALFSDLVGTTVGAIAGTSNVTTYVESAAGIGAGGRTGLTALTVAVLFAVSSLFSPLLAIVPNAATAPILIIVGIMMLSNLKNIDWHDISEAIPAFFTSIFMGFAYSITHGIAAGFIFYTLVKIFKGQAASVSVVIWILDILFILNFISLAVL, encoded by the coding sequence ATGGAAAAGTTTTTTAAGCTTAAAGAACATGGGACAGATGTTCGCACTGAAATCACTGCAGGGCTGACAACCTTTTTTGCTATGTCTTATATTCTCTTTGTCAATCCTTCGATGCTGTCACAGACCGGCATGCCTGCTCAAGGTGTCTTTCTGGCGACTATTATCGGTGCGGTTGCAGGGACATTGATGATGGCATTCTATGCTAACATGCCTTATGCTCAGGCACCTGGTATGGGACTTAACGCATTTTTTACTTACACTGTCGTTTTTGCGCTTGGCTACAGCTGGCAAGAAGCCTTGGCTATGGTCTTTCTCTGCGGTCTTATCTCTATTGTTATTACGGTAACCAAAGTTCGGAAAATGATTATCGAGTCTATTCCGGCGGCACTAAAATCCGCTATTTCAGCTGGGATTGGTGTTTTTTTGGCCTATGTGGGGATAAAAAATGCCGGACTGCTGAAATTTTCCATTGATCCGGGAACTTACAGTGTTGCCGGAAAGGGGGCTGAAGAAGGTCTGGCTTCTATTACTGCCAATTCAGCAGCAACGCCCGGGCTGGTTGAATTCACCAATCCGGCTGTTGTGGTCGCGATTGTCGGTTTGGTTATTACGGCTTTCTTTGTGATTAAAAATATTAGGGGCGGTGTCATTATTTCTATTGCCTTAACTACCGTCATTGCTATTTTTGCCGGTGTTGTTGACCTTTCCAGTATTGATTTTGGTTCCAATAATGTTGGCACAGCTTTTAGTGAATTAAAATCTGTTTTTGGAGTGGCTTTAGGGCATCAGGGACTAGGCTCTTTATTTGGAGATGCCGGCCGGATTCCAGAGGTTTTAATGGCTATTCTTGCTTTTTCTCTGACAGATATTTTTGATACTATCGGTACTTTGATTGGGACCGGTGAAAAAGTTGGAATTGTGACTGCAGAAGAGGGAGGAAAAGGAACAAAAGGACTGGATCGGGCACTCTTTTCTGATTTAGTGGGGACAACGGTTGGTGCCATTGCCGGCACTTCAAATGTTACAACTTATGTTGAATCTGCTGCTGGGATTGGTGCAGGCGGCCGGACAGGTCTAACAGCTTTGACAGTTGCTGTACTCTTTGCTGTTTCCAGCTTGTTTAGTCCTTTGTTGGCTATAGTCCCTAATGCTGCAACAGCCCCGATTCTCATTATTGTTGGGATAATGATGCTGTCGAATCTTAAAAATATTGACTGGCATGATATTAGTGAAGCTATACCTGCTTTCTTCACATCGATCTTTATGGGCTTTGCTTACAGTATTACACACGGCATTGCGGCTGGTTTTATTTTCTATACGCTGGTTAAAATTTTTAAGGGGCAGGCCGCTAGTGTTTCTGTTGTTATCTGGATCTTGGATATCCTCTTTATTCTCAATTTTATTAGTTTAGCTGTTTTGTAG
- a CDS encoding Cof-type HAD-IIB family hydrolase, with protein MTKKMIAIDLDGTLLHSDNTISAYTAEVIRKVTASGHIVVIATGRPFSMAANHYYHLGLKTPMISFNGALTHIPDRRWSQELSITIDKRYLFEVLNQKQAFAADFIASEYRKKFYITMDNPGSIRPELFGVKEITDKMRLDPRKITQNPKGLLMQTRHEDKYALAAEMRRYFNDEMEIDSWGGPMNILEFSARGVNKAFALKHLLNVYKLTKEELIAFGDEHNDTEMLALARTGYAMKNANPILLPYADEQLSFTSEEDGVAKQLEKLFL; from the coding sequence ATGACGAAAAAAATGATTGCAATTGATTTAGACGGGACACTTCTGCACAGCGATAACACTATTTCAGCTTATACAGCTGAAGTTATCAGAAAAGTGACTGCCAGCGGCCATATCGTTGTCATCGCCACAGGGCGGCCGTTCTCTATGGCAGCAAATCACTACTATCATTTAGGATTAAAAACACCAATGATCAGCTTTAACGGGGCTTTGACACATATCCCCGACCGGCGCTGGTCGCAGGAGCTCAGCATAACGATTGATAAACGATATTTGTTTGAAGTATTAAACCAAAAGCAGGCTTTTGCCGCTGATTTTATCGCCAGCGAATATCGGAAAAAATTTTACATCACAATGGATAATCCTGGAAGTATCAGACCAGAACTCTTTGGTGTAAAAGAAATTACTGACAAAATGCGTCTGGATCCTCGAAAAATCACACAAAATCCAAAAGGGCTCTTAATGCAGACACGGCATGAAGACAAATATGCCTTGGCAGCTGAAATGCGCCGCTATTTCAACGATGAAATGGAAATCGATTCCTGGGGCGGCCCGATGAATATTCTGGAATTTTCGGCCAGAGGCGTCAACAAAGCTTTTGCCCTTAAGCATCTGCTGAATGTCTATAAACTGACTAAAGAAGAGCTGATTGCTTTTGGTGACGAACACAATGACACAGAAATGCTGGCTCTGGCCCGAACCGGCTATGCTATGAAAAACGCCAACCCTATCCTTCTGCCTTATGCGGATGAGCAGCTCTCCTTTACCAGTGAAGAAGACGGCGTCGCAAAACAATTAGAAAAATTATTTTTATAA
- a CDS encoding PTS sugar transporter subunit IIB, with the protein MGIGIIIASHGKFAEGIHQSGSMIFGDQEKVQVVTFMPSEGPDDLYAHFNDAVAQFDADDEILVLADLWSGSPFNQASRVMEENPERKMAVITGLNLPMLIQAYTERMMDADAGVEQVAANIIKEAKDGVKALPEALNPAEAPEAAPAAQEAPQGAIPEGTVIGDGKLKINLARVDTRLLHGQVATNWTPASKADRIIVASDTVSQDELRKGLIKQAAPGGVKANVVPIKKLIEAAKDPRFGNTHALILFETPQEALEAIEGGVPITELNIGSMAHSTGKTMVNNVLSMDKDDVATFEKLRDLGVSFDVRKVPNDSPKDLFELINKANVQ; encoded by the coding sequence ATGGGTATCGGTATTATCATTGCCAGCCACGGTAAATTTGCCGAAGGCATCCACCAATCCGGTTCAATGATCTTTGGCGATCAGGAAAAAGTCCAAGTCGTCACTTTTATGCCAAGCGAAGGACCGGATGATTTGTATGCACATTTCAACGATGCCGTCGCACAATTCGATGCTGACGATGAGATTCTCGTACTGGCTGACCTTTGGAGCGGTTCACCGTTTAATCAGGCCAGCCGCGTCATGGAGGAAAATCCAGAACGCAAAATGGCTGTCATCACCGGCCTCAATTTGCCAATGCTTATTCAAGCCTATACAGAGCGTATGATGGACGCTGATGCAGGGGTTGAACAGGTTGCTGCAAATATCATAAAAGAGGCCAAGGATGGGGTCAAGGCTCTGCCTGAAGCTCTTAATCCTGCCGAAGCACCTGAAGCTGCTCCTGCTGCGCAAGAAGCTCCACAAGGAGCAATTCCGGAAGGAACCGTTATCGGAGACGGCAAGCTTAAGATCAATCTAGCCCGTGTCGATACACGTTTGCTGCACGGACAGGTTGCAACCAACTGGACGCCTGCTTCAAAAGCAGATCGGATCATCGTTGCTTCAGATACTGTATCACAGGATGAGCTGCGCAAAGGCTTAATCAAGCAGGCCGCTCCCGGTGGGGTAAAAGCCAATGTTGTCCCAATCAAAAAATTAATTGAAGCAGCTAAAGATCCACGCTTCGGTAATACGCATGCGCTTATCTTATTTGAAACACCGCAGGAAGCTCTTGAAGCTATTGAAGGCGGAGTTCCGATAACCGAACTGAATATCGGTTCAATGGCCCACTCGACCGGAAAAACAATGGTCAATAATGTCTTATCAATGGATAAGGATGATGTAGCCACATTTGAAAAATTGCGCGATCTTGGCGTTAGTTTTGATGTCCGCAAAGTTCCAAACGATTCTCCGAAAGACTTGTTTGAACTGATTAACAAGGCAAACGTCCAATAA
- a CDS encoding PTS mannose/fructose/sorbose transporter subunit IIC: MSDISIISAILVIIVAFFAGLDGILDQFQLHQPLVSCTLIGLVTGHLEAGIILGGSLQMIALGWANIGAAVAPDIALAASAAAIIMVKGGDFTQRGISVATGVAIPLAVAGLALTMIVRTLSVAVVHTADAAAKNGNIKAVERAHYAALLMQGLRIALPAALLLALPTSSVQSMLGAIPDWLADGMTIGGGMVVAVGYALVINMMATREVWPFFALGFVFAALSELTLIGLGVIGVAIALIYLNLSKQGGSSGNGGSSSASNDPIGDILEDY; this comes from the coding sequence ATGTCAGATATTTCAATTATTTCTGCAATCCTAGTTATCATCGTTGCCTTTTTTGCAGGGCTCGATGGTATCCTGGACCAATTTCAACTGCACCAGCCTTTGGTGTCCTGCACACTTATCGGTCTTGTAACCGGACATTTAGAAGCCGGAATTATCTTAGGCGGTTCTCTGCAGATGATCGCACTCGGCTGGGCTAATATCGGAGCTGCAGTTGCACCTGATATTGCTTTAGCTGCCAGTGCAGCTGCCATTATTATGGTTAAAGGCGGGGACTTCACTCAGCGCGGTATCAGCGTCGCTACAGGCGTTGCCATTCCTCTTGCTGTTGCCGGTCTGGCACTTACCATGATTGTCCGCACCTTATCAGTTGCCGTTGTCCATACGGCTGATGCTGCTGCTAAAAACGGCAACATCAAAGCTGTTGAGCGTGCCCATTATGCTGCTTTGCTGATGCAAGGCCTGCGTATCGCTCTGCCTGCTGCCCTTCTGCTCGCTCTTCCGACTTCAAGTGTTCAAAGTATGCTTGGTGCGATTCCTGATTGGCTGGCAGACGGCATGACAATCGGCGGCGGTATGGTCGTTGCTGTCGGTTATGCTTTGGTTATTAACATGATGGCAACTCGTGAAGTTTGGCCATTCTTTGCCCTTGGTTTTGTATTTGCAGCCCTCAGCGAGCTGACACTGATTGGTCTTGGGGTTATCGGTGTGGCTATTGCTCTTATCTACCTTAACCTGTCTAAACAAGGCGGTTCTTCAGGAAATGGCGGCAGCAGCAGCGCTTCAAATGACCCAATCGGCGATATCCTGGAAGATTACTAA
- a CDS encoding PTS system mannose/fructose/sorbose family transporter subunit IID has protein sequence MAEKIQLTQSDRQKVWWRSTFLQGSWNYERMQNLGWAYSLIPAIKRLYTKKEDQAAALERHLEFFNTHPYVAAPIIGVTLALEEERANGAEIDDTAIQGVKIGMMGPLAGIGDPVFWFTVRPILGALGASLAASGNILGPIIFFLGWNLIRMAFLWYTQEFGYRAGSEITKDLSGGILQDITKGASILGMFILAALVQRWVSISFTLNLPSTQLSEGAYIEFPNGAVTGGKLQEILGQVADGLSLTQEQTNTLQGQLDSLIPGLMGLLLTLFCMWLLKKKVSPITIIIGLFIVGIVLHVIGWM, from the coding sequence ATGGCTGAAAAAATTCAATTAACACAATCAGATCGTCAGAAAGTTTGGTGGCGTTCAACCTTCCTTCAAGGATCTTGGAACTACGAACGTATGCAAAACCTCGGCTGGGCTTATTCCTTAATCCCAGCAATTAAAAGACTTTATACTAAAAAAGAAGATCAAGCGGCTGCTTTGGAACGCCACTTGGAATTCTTTAATACTCATCCATATGTTGCTGCACCTATCATTGGTGTAACGCTTGCTTTGGAAGAAGAACGTGCTAACGGTGCTGAGATTGACGATACCGCTATCCAAGGGGTTAAGATCGGTATGATGGGACCTTTGGCCGGTATCGGTGACCCAGTCTTCTGGTTTACAGTTCGTCCAATCCTCGGAGCGCTGGGTGCTTCTCTGGCTGCATCCGGCAACATTCTGGGACCAATCATTTTCTTCCTCGGCTGGAACCTCATTCGTATGGCTTTCCTATGGTATACTCAGGAATTCGGCTATCGTGCTGGTTCAGAAATTACCAAAGACCTCTCGGGCGGTATTCTTCAGGATATCACTAAAGGCGCTTCGATTCTCGGTATGTTTATTCTGGCTGCTCTGGTACAGCGCTGGGTAAGCATCAGTTTCACTCTTAATCTGCCGTCTACTCAGCTTTCTGAAGGTGCCTATATCGAATTCCCTAACGGTGCTGTAACAGGCGGTAAACTGCAGGAAATCCTCGGACAAGTGGCTGATGGTCTCAGTCTGACTCAAGAACAGACTAATACCCTACAAGGACAATTAGATTCCTTGATCCCTGGGTTAATGGGACTTCTTCTCACCCTCTTCTGTATGTGGCTGCTTAAGAAGAAAGTTTCGCCAATTACAATTATCATCGGACTCTTTATCGTCGGTATCGTCCTTCACGTTATCGGCTGGATGTAA
- a CDS encoding DUF956 family protein: protein MAQSLNTKVDYSGKGVSYLGFGGKVGKFLIGDKALEFYNDNNVEHYIQIPWSSINQIGANVSQKKISRHFEIFTDKGKFLFASKDSGKILKIAREHIGNDKVVKLPTLLQTIGQSLKKIFNSKKTE, encoded by the coding sequence ATGGCACAATCTCTTAATACTAAAGTTGATTACAGCGGTAAGGGGGTGTCTTATCTGGGATTTGGCGGCAAAGTCGGAAAATTTTTAATCGGCGATAAGGCACTTGAATTTTATAATGATAATAATGTTGAGCATTACATCCAAATTCCTTGGTCATCTATTAATCAAATCGGGGCTAATGTCTCTCAAAAAAAGATTAGCCGCCATTTTGAAATCTTTACCGATAAGGGGAAGTTCCTTTTTGCCTCTAAAGATTCAGGGAAAATCCTTAAAATCGCCAGAGAACATATTGGCAATGACAAGGTTGTTAAGCTGCCAACTTTGTTACAAACTATTGGACAGTCCCTGAAGAAAATATTTAACTCAAAAAAAACTGAGTGA